Within the Pseudobythopirellula maris genome, the region TCGCAGACCGCGTCGCCGCGGCGGCACTGCCACACGATCGCCGGCGCCAGCGGCTTGCCCGTCGCGCGGTCGAACACCACGACGGTCTCGCGTTGGTTGGTGATCGCCACGCCGAGCGCCTGGTCGGCCAGCTCGCGCTGGCGCGTGCAAAGGGCGCCGACCACCGACAGGGTGTTCTGCCAGATCTCCTCGGCGTCGTGCTCCACCCAACCCGGCCGCGGGTAGAGCTGCCGGTGCTCGCGCGACTCGGCGTCGACGGCGCGCCCCTGCGGGTCGAACAAGATCGCCTTCGTGGCGGAGGTGCTTTGGTCGATCGCCAACAGGCAGCTCATGCTCCGGCCCCCGCGTGCGAGAGCGCCGATTGGACCGACTCGGCCAGCCCTTCCATCGACAAGCCGTAGTGGCGGAAGATGTCGGCCTGGGCGCCGGTGACCGTGTCCTCATCGGGGATCGCCGCGATCTTGAAACCGCAGCGGGCGCCCGCCTGCATGAGCAACGCCGCACAAGCCTCGCCCAAGCCGCCGTGCACGCTGTGCTCCTCGGCCGTGACGACGGCCGAGCACTCGCCGGCCGCCTTGAGCACCGCCTGCTCGTCGAGCGGCTTGACGGAAGGCACGCTCAGCACGCGGCACGAGACGCCGGCCGACTCGAGCTCGGCGGCGGCCAGCAGGCAGTGGATCACGGTCTCGCCCGTGCCGATCAGGCAGGCGTCGGAGCCCTCGCGGAGCGTGCGGGCCTTGCCGGGCGTGAACGGGCGGTCGCCCTCGGGCAGGTCGTACATCGCCGCCTTGCCGAACCGCAGGTAGACCGGCCGGTCGTGGCCGGCTGCCCAGCGGACCGCGTCGGCCGTCTCGCGGTTGTCGGCCGGGACGACAACATCGATGTTGTGGATCGCCCGCAGCGCGGCGAAATCGTGCAGCGAGTGGTGCGTGCTCCCCAGGGCGCCGTAGCTCACGCCCGCGCTGATGCCGACCACCGTGGCCGGCACGTTGGAGTAGCAGATGTCGTTCTTGATCTGCTCCAGCGAGCGGGCCGTGAGGAAGCAGGCGGGCGAGACGCCGAACGACTTCTTGCCGCTCGCCGCCAACCCGGCGGTCACTCCCACCAGGTTCTGCTCGGCGATGCCGACCTCGACCAGCTGGTGCGGCAGCTCGACGCCGAACGGCACGAGCTTGCCGGAGCCGCGCGAGTCGCTGGTGACGACGACCACGTCGCGATCGGCCTTGCCGCATTCGAGCAGTGTGGCGGCGAACGCCTCGAGGTTCGGCTTGCCCTTGGCGTAGCCCAAGGCTTCGAGCCGCTCGAGGGCGGCGGGTGTGAACACGCTGGGAGCGGGGGCGCTCATGACGGGCCTCCTGTGAGTAGGGCCTCGGCGGCGTCGATCTCTTGCTGGGCCGTCGTGTAATCGTCCGCGCCGGGCACGCCGTGGTGCCACTTCACCACGTTCTCCATGAAGCTCACGCCCTTGCCCTTAACGGTGTTGGCGATCACGCAGGTCGGTCGGCCCGGCTCCGGCGCGGCGGTGAAGGCCTCGGTGAGCGCCTCCAGATCGTGGCCGTCGACCGGGCGGACATTCCAGCCGAAGCTGGCGAACTTTTCGTCGATCGGCTCGTTCGAGCAGACGTCGCGCGTCGGTCCGGTGATCTGCAGCGTGTTGTAGTCGACGATCGCCGTGAGGTTGTCGAGGCGGTGGTGGGCGGCCGACATGGCGCCCTCCCAATTGGACCCCTCGGCCAGCTCGCCGTCGCCCATGAGCGTGAAGACACGCCGCTTTGAGTTGTCCAGCTTGGCGGCGATCGCCATGCCCACGGCGATCGGCAGCCCGTGCCCCAGGGCGCCGGTGTTCATCTCGATGCCGGGCGTCTTGCGTGTCGGGTGGCCGACGAAAGGCGAGCCGTAGCGGCACAACCCTTCGAGGTCCTCGAGCGGGAAGAACCCTTGGTCGGCCAGCACCACGTAGAGCGCCTCGACCGAGTGGCCCTTGCTCTGCACGTAGCGGTCGCGGTCTGGGTCGGCCCAGTTGGCGGGCGAGACGTTCATCACCCGGTTGTAGAGCACGCTCAAGATGTCGACACACGACAGGCTGCCGCCGGTGTGACCGGCGCCCGCCTCGGTGATGCAACGCAAGAGCTCACGCCGGTAGCGCACGCTTTTGAGCTTGAGCTCTTCGATGCTGAGTTGTTTGCTCATTTTGATTTCCGGAAGGTCTTGGTGGCCTGGCCACCGGGTCACATGCATTCTTAGTCTGCCTGTGGGAGGCGTCTCCGACGCCGATTACGGCCTGCCAGCCGTGATTGCTTGCGACGTGTTATCGGCGTCGGAGACGCCTCCCACAACGCTCTTGCTTTACCGCTTATCAGGCGTGGTGGTGCGTCTCCCAGCCGAGGTAAGTCTCGAACGCCTCGGCCAACGCCTCGGCGCTCGACGAGACGGTCATCACGACGTGGTGCTCGAAGCCCTCGCGGCAGACGTGGCCGAGCAGCGATTGCAGCCGCGGCACGCGGGCCACGGCGCGGGTGCCGAACGTGTTGAGCTCGTCGGCCGTCAGCTCGCCCTGGCCGACGTAGGCGCGGATGCGGCCCTCGTTGTCGTCCGTGGTGAGGCGGCCGTAGGTGAGCGGGCCCTCGGGCGTGCGGCCGTCGAGTGCGCCGTACGTGTTCTCTTCGCCCAGCGTGCTCCCCAAGATCGGCGCGGTGGCGATCTTGATGTCGGGCAGGAAGCTCTTGGCCCAGTTGCCGCAATGGAACAGCACGCACTTGTCCTCGTCGTCGCCGTAGTTGTTGTTCCAATCGACCAGCGCCGCCGGCGAGCCGGCCGCCAGCTGCATGGCGTACATCGTCAGCGTGCCGGTCACGTCGACCTCGCAAGCGCTCGGCATGTAGCTCTCGCTCATCATGCTCATCAGCGTGCAGACGTTGCAGCCGAAGTTCTGCTGGACCGAGGTCCAGCACTGGATCGCCGTGGCGTCCAGGGCGTTCTCCTCCATCCAGCGTCCCAGGACGACGCCCATCTTCGCCATCTGCTCGAGCTTCTCCTGGGGCACGCCGGGGGCCGGGGCGTAGGCGTGGATTTCGGCGAGTTTGGCCGCCACGGCCGCGTCGCCCGTCTCGAGACGATCGGCCGAGCCGATGAACTCCGACAGGTCGACCGTGGTGACGCTCACGCCGTTGCGCTCCAAGATCTTCTCGCTGTAGCGCACGGTGTTGAACGCCCCCGGCCGGGCGCCGACGGCGCCCAAACGCGCGCCCTTCAGCCCGTTCACCACCCGGCAGACGCGCAGGAAGCGGTCGAGGTCCTTGCGGAAGCTGTCGCTGGTGGGGTGCGAAACGTGCTTCTCGGTCAGCGAGAACGGGATGCCGGCTTGCTTCAGGTTGTTGCAGACCGAGATCTTGCCGCAGAACGCGTCGCGGCGGCGGGCGACGCCGAGCTGATTGAGGTCGTCCGGGTAGCCCTGGATGAGCACCGGCTTGCCCAAGCCGGCCATCTTGAGCGTGTCGGCCACGCCCTTCTCGTCGCCGAAGTTCGGCAGCACCACCAGCACGCCGTCGATCGAGTCGGCGTTCTTCTTGAACAGCTCGGCGCACTTGCGCGCGTCGGCGTGGGTCTCGACGCCGCCGAGCTTCGAGTCTTCGGGCGTGAGCATCACCGAGGCGACGCCCATCTCTCCCAGCAGCTTCTCGACGTCCGAGCGGGCCTCGGTGACGAGTTGGTCGGGGAAGAAGTCGCGGTTGCCAAAGATGACGCCGAGCGTCGGCTTCGAGTCGGTCATGCTTGCGCGGGATCGCTTGGGGCTAGTTGGCGGGGACCACGGGCCACACAGTTTTCACGCAAGAAGACGGCACGAAAGACACGAAGAAACAGTGAAAAGTCGCTTGCTTTCTGCTTCTTTACGCGGCTAAGCGACAAGGGACACGCAACGGCGGCCTGATCGCTCGACGAGAAGGCTATCGCCTTCGCGAATGAACAACGGACGCGCCGCTTCGTTTATCTCTCAGCGCCTTTTCGAGGCCATCTATCTCAGCGCGTGCTTTGATCGGTCCGCAGTCCGCCAAGGGCGGGTGGTCAATAAACGGGCTGTAGAGACGCCCATTCTACTCGGCCGAGTGCGTTACGCGGAGGGTGTAAGCATGTTCGCAGGGCCTGTTTTGAGGCATCGAAACCTCTAAAGCCTGCTGAGTTTGACGCCATTGCAGATCGCCCTCATGCCCGAGCAGCTCGACGCTGTCGACTTGCCCCCCCAGCGACTCGTGGCCGAGCGACTCGACCGTCAGCCGCCCGCTTTCGGGCCAACCGAGAGCAACGGCATAAAGCTTGCCATCCTGGGTGGTAAAGCGGAAATCTTCCGACGTGAAAGCCTTCCGCTTGCCGTCGCCAAACGAGCCGCCCGCTACGTCGGTCGGCCCCTCGCCGTAGTGGGTCCAGGGACGCGTGCCGTAGATCGCCTCACCGTTAACGGCGAGCCAGGCGCCAATATCACGCAGCATTTCTTGCTCGCGATTAGGAATCGTGCCGTCCGCCTTGGGTCCGATATTGAGCAACATTGTTCCGTTTTTGCTCACCACGTCGATGAGGTCTTCGATGAGCTCGCCCGACTCTTTGTACTTATGCCCCTCGATGTAACCCCACGAGTTCTTCGACACACTCGTGCAGGTTTGCCAGAAATCGGGGCGGGTGTCGGCCGAGCGGCCGCGCTCGATATCGAACACGCCGGTCCCGTCGGGGAACGAGCGTCCCTCCCAGTCTTTAAAGTTGATCGCCGTGCCGAGGCCCCACTCTTCGCCGCGGTTGTAGTAGTAAGCAGCAAACCGCTTCAGGTAAGGCTGGAACACCGGCTGGCAGATCCACCAGTCGAAGTAAACGACCTGCGGGCGGTGCTTGTCGACGATCTCACAGCTGCGTAGCAGCCAGTCGTCGAGGAACTCCTTGTCGGGCGCCTCGGCCTGGGTTTCGGCCATACGTTTGTTGTTGGCCGGGGCGTAGATCGCCGCGTTCGCCGGGTCGCTGACATCCGATTCGGTCAGCCGCCCCTGGCCGAAGAACCACCAGTGCTCGGCGCGGTGCGACGAGGCGCCGAACACGATGCCCTCGGCGCGGGCCGCGTCGGCGAGCTCGCCGATCACGTCACGCTTGGGCCCCTTCTTCGCCGCCGACCACTCGGTGTAGTCGCTCTCGTACATCGGGAAGCCGTCGTGGTGCTCGGCCACGGGCACGATGTACTTGGCGCCCGATTCTTTGAAAAGTTGCGCCCACTCTTGCGGGTCAAACCGCTCGGCCTTGAACCGTGGGATGAAGTCTTTGTAGCCAAACTCCGTGAGCGGGCCGTAT harbors:
- a CDS encoding transketolase family protein, encoding MSAPAPSVFTPAALERLEALGYAKGKPNLEAFAATLLECGKADRDVVVVTSDSRGSGKLVPFGVELPHQLVEVGIAEQNLVGVTAGLAASGKKSFGVSPACFLTARSLEQIKNDICYSNVPATVVGISAGVSYGALGSTHHSLHDFAALRAIHNIDVVVPADNRETADAVRWAAGHDRPVYLRFGKAAMYDLPEGDRPFTPGKARTLREGSDACLIGTGETVIHCLLAAAELESAGVSCRVLSVPSVKPLDEQAVLKAAGECSAVVTAEEHSVHGGLGEACAALLMQAGARCGFKIAAIPDEDTVTGAQADIFRHYGLSMEGLAESVQSALSHAGAGA
- a CDS encoding transketolase, with the protein product MSKQLSIEELKLKSVRYRRELLRCITEAGAGHTGGSLSCVDILSVLYNRVMNVSPANWADPDRDRYVQSKGHSVEALYVVLADQGFFPLEDLEGLCRYGSPFVGHPTRKTPGIEMNTGALGHGLPIAVGMAIAAKLDNSKRRVFTLMGDGELAEGSNWEGAMSAAHHRLDNLTAIVDYNTLQITGPTRDVCSNEPIDEKFASFGWNVRPVDGHDLEALTEAFTAAPEPGRPTCVIANTVKGKGVSFMENVVKWHHGVPGADDYTTAQQEIDAAEALLTGGPS
- a CDS encoding L-fucose/L-arabinose isomerase family protein gives rise to the protein MTDSKPTLGVIFGNRDFFPDQLVTEARSDVEKLLGEMGVASVMLTPEDSKLGGVETHADARKCAELFKKNADSIDGVLVVLPNFGDEKGVADTLKMAGLGKPVLIQGYPDDLNQLGVARRRDAFCGKISVCNNLKQAGIPFSLTEKHVSHPTSDSFRKDLDRFLRVCRVVNGLKGARLGAVGARPGAFNTVRYSEKILERNGVSVTTVDLSEFIGSADRLETGDAAVAAKLAEIHAYAPAPGVPQEKLEQMAKMGVVLGRWMEENALDATAIQCWTSVQQNFGCNVCTLMSMMSESYMPSACEVDVTGTLTMYAMQLAAGSPAALVDWNNNYGDDEDKCVLFHCGNWAKSFLPDIKIATAPILGSTLGEENTYGALDGRTPEGPLTYGRLTTDDNEGRIRAYVGQGELTADELNTFGTRAVARVPRLQSLLGHVCREGFEHHVVMTVSSSAEALAEAFETYLGWETHHHA
- a CDS encoding alpha-L-fucosidase, translated to MLLGVLCGSGVTASAQEKDPNASQDLYLFTSFEEPADAGLRFLWSEDGLSWQRIPGAFLKPHVGDGKLMRDPSLVRGPDNTFHLVWTTAWRGDRGFGHASSKDMVHWAPQQFVPVMEHEPTAVNVWAPEVFYDEPGERYIIAWATTLPGEYPDGQEDADNNHRMYYTTTQDWESFTPAELFCEPGFSVIDAVIVDLRDEPQAKAPYALVLKDNTRPVRALKVAWGDSPTGPWRDVTEPLTAHLTEGPTVTKADDHYVIYYDAYGDKKYGALATKDFVSFEDWTDRVDVPEGHKHGTIMRATEGNVAYLRRVGPEQIGGLGMPFEIPMDDAEVERRLAEIDRVANRGPFKPSWESIKRFEAPEWYRDAKFGLFIHWGPYSVPAFGSEWYPRYMYQEGRKEYEHHLATYGPLTEFGYKDFIPRFKAERFDPQEWAQLFKESGAKYIVPVAEHHDGFPMYESDYTEWSAAKKGPKRDVIGELADAARAEGIVFGASSHRAEHWWFFGQGRLTESDVSDPANAAIYAPANNKRMAETQAEAPDKEFLDDWLLRSCEIVDKHRPQVVYFDWWICQPVFQPYLKRFAAYYYNRGEEWGLGTAINFKDWEGRSFPDGTGVFDIERGRSADTRPDFWQTCTSVSKNSWGYIEGHKYKESGELIEDLIDVVSKNGTMLLNIGPKADGTIPNREQEMLRDIGAWLAVNGEAIYGTRPWTHYGEGPTDVAGGSFGDGKRKAFTSEDFRFTTQDGKLYAVALGWPESGRLTVESLGHESLGGQVDSVELLGHEGDLQWRQTQQALEVSMPQNRPCEHAYTLRVTHSAE